Proteins from a single region of Solibacillus isronensis:
- a CDS encoding P-II family nitrogen regulator, whose translation MKKIEAIIRPEVFAQVREGLALEGIDGLSISEIAGAGRQEGKIGLFRGNSFSMEFSQKLKLEMVVDNAKVQPIIDVLLREASTGEVGDGKIFIYPVEQAIRIRTKELGSIAID comes from the coding sequence ATGAAAAAAATTGAAGCAATAATTCGACCTGAGGTGTTTGCACAAGTTCGAGAGGGGTTAGCTCTTGAAGGAATTGATGGATTAAGTATTTCCGAGATTGCCGGAGCTGGGCGACAAGAAGGGAAAATCGGATTGTTTCGCGGAAACTCTTTCTCAATGGAATTTTCGCAAAAGCTCAAGCTCGAAATGGTTGTTGACAACGCAAAGGTACAACCGATCATCGATGTATTATTGCGTGAAGCTTCTACAGGTGAAGTTGGTGACGGTAAGATCTTTATTTACCCTGTAGAGCAGGCGATTCGTATACGCACAAAAGAGCTTGGCTCAATTGCAATTGACTAA
- a CDS encoding nicotinate phosphoribosyltransferase, whose translation MNEKYVDGSLALHTDLYQINMAESYWADGMHNRKAVFELYFRQLPFGNGYAIFAGLERMLNYLKDFRFSETDIAYLRDELHYKEDFIEYLKTIRFTGSVYSMEEGELVFANEPIVRIEAPLVEAQLIETALLNIVNYQTLIATKASRIKQVVHKEIAMEFGTRRAQEMDAAVWGARAAVIGGFESTSNVRAGKLFNIPVSGTHAHALVQAYKNDYDAFHSYAKRHKDCVFLVDTYNTLKSGVPTAIQVAKELGDKINFIGIRLDSGDIAFLSKESRRMLDEAGFPDAKIIVSNDLDEYTILNLKAQGARVDMWGIGTKLITAYDQPALGAVYKMVSIENDHGEMEDTIKISANAEKVTTPGLKRVYRIINKKSGKSEGDYIAMADENPAAEERIKMFHPVHTFISKFVTNFEAKELHRKVIDKGEIVYKNPTLMEIRQYAFDNLDLLWDEYKRSLNPEEYPVDLSQKCWDNKMRNIQEVRDMVTELEER comes from the coding sequence ATGAACGAAAAGTATGTAGATGGTAGTCTTGCTTTGCATACCGATTTATATCAAATTAATATGGCGGAAAGCTATTGGGCAGACGGAATGCATAACCGGAAAGCTGTATTTGAGTTGTATTTCAGACAATTGCCGTTCGGGAACGGCTATGCAATTTTTGCTGGATTGGAGCGCATGCTGAATTATTTGAAAGACTTTCGATTCAGTGAAACCGATATCGCATATTTACGAGATGAACTTCATTATAAAGAGGATTTTATCGAATACTTAAAAACGATTCGTTTTACGGGTTCCGTGTATTCGATGGAGGAAGGTGAACTTGTTTTCGCGAATGAACCGATTGTGAGAATTGAAGCGCCGCTAGTGGAAGCGCAGCTGATTGAAACAGCGCTATTGAATATCGTAAATTACCAAACGCTGATCGCGACAAAAGCGAGCCGTATTAAGCAAGTTGTCCATAAGGAAATTGCGATGGAATTCGGTACACGCCGCGCGCAAGAAATGGATGCAGCTGTTTGGGGAGCTCGTGCCGCAGTAATTGGCGGTTTTGAATCTACTTCAAACGTAAGAGCAGGGAAGCTGTTTAATATTCCTGTATCGGGTACACATGCGCATGCATTGGTTCAAGCATATAAAAACGATTATGATGCATTCCATTCCTATGCAAAGCGTCATAAAGACTGTGTGTTTTTAGTTGATACGTACAATACATTAAAGTCAGGTGTTCCGACGGCAATCCAAGTAGCGAAAGAACTTGGCGATAAAATTAATTTTATCGGAATTCGTTTGGACAGCGGAGATATTGCCTTCCTTTCAAAGGAATCACGCCGAATGCTTGATGAAGCAGGGTTCCCTGATGCGAAAATTATCGTTTCAAATGACTTGGATGAATATACAATCTTAAACTTAAAAGCGCAAGGTGCCCGAGTGGATATGTGGGGAATTGGAACAAAACTCATTACTGCATATGACCAGCCAGCTCTAGGTGCTGTCTATAAAATGGTTTCCATTGAAAATGATCATGGTGAAATGGAAGATACGATCAAAATTTCAGCTAATGCCGAAAAAGTAACGACACCTGGTTTAAAAAGAGTTTACCGGATTATTAATAAGAAAAGCGGGAAATCAGAAGGGGACTACATTGCAATGGCTGATGAAAACCCTGCTGCTGAAGAACGAATTAAAATGTTCCATCCGGTGCATACATTTATCTCAAAATTCGTAACGAACTTTGAGGCAAAGGAATTGCACCGCAAAGTGATTGACAAAGGTGAGATTGTTTACAAAAATCCAACCTTAATGGAAATCCGTCAGTATGCGTTCGACAACTTGGATTTACTTTGGGATGAATATAAACGTTCGTTAAATCCCGAGGAATACCCGGTCGATTTAAGTCAAAAATGCTGGGATAATAAAATGCGCAATATACAGGAAGTGCGCGATATGGTAACAGAACTCGAAGAACGATAA
- a CDS encoding fatty acid desaturase translates to MVSTHADKTKQLRKDVAPFAKSETRLSIQQILNTLVPLVLIWGAGYVLLQYSPWYTALCSILASGFVIRAFIIFHDCTHGSFFKSKKANAIIGNITGIVTSFPYEKWKREHTIHHATSSNLDKRGIGDIDMLTVDEYLEKSKLGRLGYRLYRNPIVMFGLGPLFMVLILNRFNRKDAKRKERLNTYFNNIALLVICTTLILIFGWSTFLLVHGLTLFVAGSLGIWLFYIQHTYEDSYFEVDSEWDYVKAAVEGSSYYKLPKVLQWITGNIGFHHVHHLSPRVPNYKLEDAHESIKPLQQATTITLKTSLESIRYKLYDADNYRFITFREAAELEATRNQTVAN, encoded by the coding sequence ATGGTAAGCACACATGCAGATAAAACAAAGCAGCTGAGAAAAGATGTTGCACCGTTCGCAAAATCAGAAACGCGACTTAGTATTCAACAAATATTAAATACGCTTGTACCACTTGTATTAATTTGGGGGGCGGGTTATGTATTGCTCCAGTACTCTCCTTGGTATACGGCGTTATGTAGTATCCTAGCTTCAGGATTTGTTATTCGTGCATTTATTATTTTCCATGACTGTACACACGGTTCATTCTTTAAAAGCAAAAAGGCGAATGCCATTATCGGAAATATTACAGGTATTGTGACATCGTTCCCATATGAAAAGTGGAAGCGCGAGCATACGATTCACCACGCGACAAGTTCAAACTTGGATAAGCGCGGAATTGGCGATATTGATATGCTGACAGTTGATGAATACTTGGAAAAATCAAAATTAGGTCGTTTAGGTTATCGTTTATACCGTAACCCGATTGTCATGTTTGGATTAGGGCCACTATTTATGGTTCTTATACTGAATCGTTTCAATCGTAAAGATGCAAAGCGTAAAGAGCGCTTAAACACTTATTTCAATAACATCGCATTGTTAGTTATTTGTACAACCCTTATTTTAATATTTGGTTGGTCTACGTTCTTATTAGTACATGGTTTAACATTGTTTGTTGCAGGTTCATTAGGGATTTGGCTGTTCTATATTCAGCATACTTACGAAGATTCATACTTTGAAGTTGATTCTGAGTGGGATTATGTAAAAGCAGCGGTAGAAGGAAGCTCATACTACAAATTACCGAAAGTACTGCAATGGATTACAGGAAATATCGGTTTCCACCACGTACACCATTTGTCACCGCGTGTACCGAACTATAAGCTGGAAGATGCACATGAATCGATCAAGCCTCTTCAACAGGCAACAACGATTACATTAAAGACAAGCTTAGAATCGATTCGCTACAAATTATATGATGCCGACAACTACCGCTTTATTACATTTAGAGAAGCGGCAGAACTTGAGGCAACACGTAACCAAACTGTTGCGAACTAA
- a CDS encoding ABC transporter permease: MSYTSLSLTLIFVLIPLILSKTLKLGLERDTIIATVRSVVQLLAVGYLLHFIFESESMLYMVLMISLIILAATLNARKKGENIRGITWKLIITFMTVEAVVMGVLLGLQIMPATPNYIIPISGMMIGNSMVLSILFLNRFKSEVEANEHLIELILSLGGTPKQAIHQQLMNAIKASMIPTIESQKTIGLVQLPGIMSGQIIGGSSPIEAVQFQILIIFALLTCATLSSTILGFLVYPTLFNNRMQKIKMGAN, translated from the coding sequence GTGAGCTATACTTCGCTATCGCTGACATTAATATTCGTACTGATTCCGCTTATTTTATCGAAAACATTGAAACTCGGCCTTGAGCGCGACACAATCATCGCAACTGTGCGTTCTGTAGTACAGCTGCTTGCCGTCGGGTATTTGCTTCATTTTATATTCGAATCGGAAAGCATGCTCTATATGGTGTTGATGATTTCGCTAATTATTTTAGCTGCTACGTTAAATGCGCGTAAAAAAGGGGAAAACATTCGAGGTATCACTTGGAAATTAATCATTACCTTTATGACGGTCGAAGCTGTCGTAATGGGAGTTTTGCTCGGCCTGCAAATTATGCCGGCTACACCAAATTATATCATTCCGATCAGCGGAATGATGATTGGCAACTCAATGGTATTATCCATCCTATTTTTAAATCGCTTTAAATCGGAAGTCGAAGCAAACGAGCACTTAATAGAGCTTATTTTGTCACTTGGCGGTACACCAAAACAGGCCATTCATCAGCAACTGATGAATGCGATCAAAGCAAGCATGATTCCTACAATCGAATCGCAAAAAACAATCGGACTTGTACAACTGCCCGGCATCATGAGCGGTCAAATTATCGGCGGTTCCAGTCCCATTGAAGCCGTACAGTTTCAAATACTGATTATATTTGCCCTTTTGACATGTGCTACGCTTTCTTCTACTATTTTAGGCTTTTTAGTGTATCCTACATTATTTAATAATCGTATGCAGAAGATTAAAATGGGTGCAAATTAA
- a CDS encoding response regulator transcription factor, with amino-acid sequence MIRIVIAEDQGMLLGAMKSLLSMEEDMEVVGLAKNGEEAIEMVTELNPDICIMDIEMPIKTGLDAAEALRGSECKIIILTTFARPGYFERARKAGVRGYLLKDSPIEELVNSIRIIMDGRRIYAPELVDFVYEDDSENPLTERESQVLELVAEGKTTKEIAAELYLSAGTVRNYISVILDKLGVGNRIEAIARFKEKGWNKKKM; translated from the coding sequence ATGATTCGTATTGTAATTGCTGAGGATCAAGGAATGCTGCTTGGGGCGATGAAATCATTGCTCAGCATGGAAGAAGATATGGAAGTGGTCGGCCTTGCAAAAAACGGGGAAGAAGCCATTGAAATGGTAACAGAACTAAATCCGGACATTTGTATTATGGATATAGAAATGCCGATCAAAACTGGGTTGGATGCTGCCGAAGCATTAAGAGGAAGCGAATGTAAAATCATTATTTTAACGACGTTTGCGCGACCAGGCTATTTTGAACGTGCAAGAAAAGCGGGAGTGCGCGGCTATTTACTGAAGGACAGTCCGATTGAGGAGCTTGTCAATTCCATTCGAATCATTATGGATGGGCGCCGCATTTACGCACCGGAGCTAGTGGATTTTGTATATGAAGATGATAGTGAAAATCCGCTCACGGAAAGGGAAAGCCAAGTGCTGGAACTTGTTGCGGAAGGGAAGACGACAAAGGAAATTGCTGCCGAGCTTTATTTATCAGCAGGTACGGTACGAAATTACATTTCCGTCATACTTGATAAGCTTGGTGTCGGCAATCGAATTGAAGCGATCGCACGCTTTAAAGAAAAAGGCTGGAATAAAAAGAAGATGTAA
- a CDS encoding ABC transporter ATP-binding protein: protein MIEQAIHFNNVAFEVNQSKIIHPLTSSFFKGKITTLIGPSGAGKTTLLKLCNGLISATSGTIFINGQPMQSYEPTTLRRIVGIALQSAPILKSTVYENLALPRKLQHQELSKEEAFQYLNDVGLNEDFLMREANDLSGGQKQKLSIARTLVNKSDILLLDEITSALDPKSVREIEQLIVELNRRFGTTIIWITHNIEQAKKLGHYTWLLKNGELIEASETEKFFTSANPIVQQFLARGNDV from the coding sequence ATGATAGAACAAGCTATTCACTTTAACAATGTAGCGTTTGAAGTGAATCAATCAAAAATTATTCATCCTTTAACCTCCAGTTTTTTTAAAGGAAAAATTACAACTTTAATCGGTCCTTCCGGTGCCGGAAAGACAACATTGCTTAAACTCTGTAATGGGCTCATCTCTGCAACATCCGGTACGATTTTTATTAACGGACAACCAATGCAGTCATATGAACCAACTACTTTAAGAAGGATTGTCGGTATTGCACTTCAATCTGCCCCAATTTTAAAATCAACTGTATATGAAAATTTAGCATTACCAAGAAAGCTCCAGCATCAGGAACTTTCAAAAGAAGAGGCGTTCCAGTATTTAAACGACGTCGGATTAAATGAAGATTTCCTTATGCGTGAGGCCAACGATTTATCTGGTGGACAAAAACAAAAACTGTCCATTGCACGAACATTAGTCAATAAATCGGACATTTTGCTTCTTGATGAAATTACTTCAGCACTTGATCCCAAATCAGTTCGAGAAATTGAGCAATTGATTGTTGAGTTAAACAGACGTTTTGGAACGACAATTATTTGGATTACCCATAATATCGAACAAGCCAAAAAACTTGGTCACTATACTTGGCTCTTAAAAAATGGCGAGCTGATTGAGGCATCGGAAACAGAAAAGTTCTTTACCTCCGCAAACCCTATTGTCCAGCAATTTTTGGCAAGGGGGAATGATGTGTGA
- a CDS encoding GNAT family N-acetyltransferase, translating into MIRRATKEDIPTILEIFNDNIRNSTAIYMYKEQTLEDRLRWFEQKQASGYPLFVFDEDGEVAGYATYGSFRDYPANLYTVEHSVYVHKNHYKKGIASKLMHAIIEEANAKGIKTMVGCIDKENIASIKIHEKFGFLYSGTIRNAGYKFGKWLDLVFYQLDLDGPKNPQEN; encoded by the coding sequence ATGATTCGACGCGCAACTAAAGAAGATATACCGACGATTTTGGAAATATTTAATGATAATATCCGAAACTCCACAGCGATTTACATGTACAAGGAACAAACACTGGAAGACCGCTTAAGATGGTTTGAACAGAAGCAGGCTTCAGGTTATCCGCTATTCGTATTTGATGAAGACGGTGAAGTAGCGGGTTATGCAACTTACGGAAGTTTCCGTGATTATCCAGCAAACCTATATACAGTAGAACATTCAGTATACGTGCATAAAAATCATTATAAAAAAGGGATTGCCAGTAAACTGATGCATGCAATTATAGAGGAAGCAAATGCAAAAGGTATAAAGACGATGGTTGGCTGTATCGATAAAGAAAACATCGCCAGTATTAAAATACATGAGAAATTCGGTTTTTTATATAGCGGAACAATCCGCAATGCCGGTTATAAATTCGGGAAATGGCTGGATTTAGTGTTTTACCAATTAGATTTGGATGGTCCGAAAAATCCACAGGAGAATTAA
- a CDS encoding ammonium transporter: protein MTNEALELSINLVWVMLGAFFVFFMHAGFAMVEAGFTRSKNAVNILMKNILTISIGGLVYFAVGYAIMFGESSGGLIGTSGFALSGVDDIAFFVFQAMFAATCATIISGAVAERTNIMAYMALVVIMTAVIYPVVGHWVWQGDGWLTSLGFVDFAGSTVVHLTGAVGALVVAAIIGPRIGKYAKGVVNVIPGHSIPLGALGVFILWLGWYGFNGASTLAADPALVPGVIANTFLSASAGVIATAFYTRLRYGFIDGSLTLNGALAGLVSITAGAANLSIVGSIIAGAVGGVVLVEAVRFIEHKLKVDDPVGAVAVHGVAGIWGTLAVGLFDTAGGGLFYGGGAELLGVQALGVVAVVAWTASTVAIATYIIKAFIPLRVTHEEEVQGLDIAEHGAYAYEMQETFKGLTKSNDSFAQRLTNLGKVPTPSNVQDSGSKTKTGFPNSLSSSKS from the coding sequence ATGACGAATGAAGCATTGGAATTATCGATTAACTTAGTTTGGGTAATGCTTGGGGCATTTTTCGTATTCTTCATGCATGCGGGATTCGCGATGGTAGAAGCAGGGTTTACACGTTCTAAAAACGCCGTCAATATTTTAATGAAAAACATTTTAACAATTTCAATCGGAGGCCTTGTTTACTTCGCTGTCGGATATGCCATTATGTTCGGTGAAAGCTCAGGCGGATTGATCGGCACTTCCGGTTTTGCATTAAGCGGTGTTGATGATATCGCATTCTTCGTATTCCAGGCAATGTTCGCCGCAACATGTGCAACAATCATTTCTGGTGCTGTTGCTGAACGTACAAATATTATGGCCTATATGGCATTGGTCGTTATCATGACAGCAGTTATTTATCCGGTTGTCGGCCACTGGGTATGGCAAGGTGATGGCTGGTTAACTTCTTTAGGCTTCGTCGATTTCGCCGGCTCAACTGTTGTACATTTAACTGGCGCAGTTGGAGCTCTAGTTGTCGCAGCAATCATTGGTCCTCGTATCGGGAAGTATGCTAAAGGTGTTGTAAATGTTATTCCTGGTCATTCCATTCCACTTGGCGCATTAGGTGTTTTCATCCTTTGGTTAGGTTGGTACGGCTTTAATGGTGCATCAACATTGGCAGCAGATCCGGCATTAGTTCCTGGCGTTATTGCAAATACTTTCTTATCAGCATCTGCCGGTGTAATTGCTACTGCATTTTATACACGTCTTCGTTATGGCTTTATCGATGGTTCTTTAACATTAAACGGTGCTTTAGCTGGTTTAGTAAGTATTACTGCCGGTGCTGCTAACTTAAGCATTGTCGGATCTATTATTGCAGGTGCTGTTGGTGGCGTTGTGTTAGTAGAAGCGGTCCGCTTTATTGAGCATAAACTAAAAGTGGATGATCCTGTTGGTGCTGTTGCTGTACATGGTGTAGCAGGTATTTGGGGTACGTTAGCAGTCGGATTATTCGATACTGCTGGTGGTGGTCTATTTTACGGCGGTGGTGCTGAATTACTAGGCGTGCAGGCATTAGGTGTTGTCGCAGTAGTTGCATGGACTGCAAGTACTGTTGCCATCGCAACATATATTATTAAAGCATTTATCCCTCTACGCGTTACACATGAAGAGGAAGTCCAAGGTTTGGATATTGCAGAGCATGGCGCATACGCTTATGAAATGCAGGAAACATTTAAAGGTCTTACAAAATCAAATGACAGTTTTGCCCAACGTCTAACGAACTTAGGAAAAGTTCCTACTCCTTCAAACGTACAAGATAGCGGGTCTAAAACTAAAACCGGGTTCCCGAATTCTTTAAGCTCTTCCAAGAGCTAA
- a CDS encoding sensor histidine kinase yields the protein MQTWYSIIPKSPMLSIYIWIIFCIMPFFFIIQSFTLWQIVLGITLILSYFLCHYFSFSARPGLKYMWISFQMLLNIAMTLVFGYVYLALFTAFFIGNIKQPVGFYIMYGLHIGFTVLSIVGGYFIFLDLFLSQTPFIIINMLGVVLLPFTLFSRTRRENLEGELETARERISELTVIEERQRIARDLHDTLGQKLSMIGLKSDLAARLVEKSPEQAIVEIKDIRQTASVALKEVRELVADMRAVRVEEELYRVEQILKAAQIKLRLNGDKSEIKMPILAENVISMCLKEAVTNIVKHSKATICRISFYQSDDEFKMTIQDNGVGFERSNTLLGGSGLKGMQERIEFINGSLEIESDEGTTVVLKIPLAITHQKGENAK from the coding sequence ATGCAAACTTGGTATAGTATCATCCCGAAAAGTCCGATGTTGAGTATTTATATATGGATAATCTTTTGTATTATGCCATTTTTCTTCATTATACAATCATTCACATTATGGCAGATTGTTTTAGGGATCACTTTAATTTTAAGTTATTTCTTATGTCATTATTTTTCATTCAGTGCCAGACCTGGACTGAAATATATGTGGATCAGCTTTCAAATGTTGCTGAATATCGCAATGACACTTGTATTTGGCTATGTATATTTAGCATTATTCACCGCATTTTTCATCGGTAATATTAAACAGCCAGTTGGATTTTATATTATGTATGGCTTACATATAGGCTTTACCGTTCTTTCAATTGTCGGAGGTTATTTCATCTTCCTTGACTTATTTTTATCGCAAACACCATTTATTATTATTAATATGCTGGGTGTTGTGCTGTTGCCGTTTACGCTCTTTTCAAGAACGCGACGGGAAAACTTGGAAGGTGAGCTGGAAACGGCGCGGGAACGGATATCTGAATTGACGGTGATTGAAGAACGCCAGCGTATTGCACGTGATTTACACGATACACTTGGGCAAAAACTTTCAATGATTGGTTTAAAAAGCGACTTGGCAGCAAGACTGGTTGAGAAAAGCCCGGAACAAGCCATTGTAGAAATAAAGGATATTCGTCAAACTGCTAGTGTCGCGCTAAAAGAAGTGCGTGAGCTTGTAGCCGATATGCGTGCAGTGAGGGTGGAAGAAGAGCTTTACCGTGTAGAACAAATATTAAAAGCTGCACAGATTAAACTGCGGTTAAATGGAGATAAAAGTGAAATCAAAATGCCGATATTAGCGGAAAATGTTATTAGTATGTGCTTGAAGGAAGCAGTTACAAATATCGTCAAACATAGTAAAGCGACGATTTGCCGTATTAGCTTTTATCAAAGTGATGATGAATTCAAAATGACGATTCAGGATAATGGGGTTGGCTTTGAACGCTCGAATACATTACTCGGTGGAAGTGGTTTAAAAGGGATGCAGGAGCGTATTGAATTTATCAATGGTTCACTTGAAATAGAGAGCGATGAAGGGACAACGGTCGTGCTGAAAATACCGTTGGCGATCACGCATCAAAAGGGAGAGAACGCGAAATGA
- a CDS encoding proline dehydrogenase family protein, with translation MALRDFFISLSENQTLNNAAQQYGLKLGAQSVVAGTTIEEVIESIRKLNEQGISCTVDNLGEYVTDESEATQAKEEILAMIEAIQVEELDAHISLKPSQLGLDIDIDFCYDNLYEIVERAHEYGIFVNFDMEDYKRLQPSFDMLEELAKSFDNVGTVIQAYFHRAKDDIENFKDFRLRVVKGAYKESEEVAYQDKLDIDINFIELIEYHLAHGNFTSIATHDHNIIKHVKYYVEQYDIPKEKFEFQMLYGFRKDLQLELAREGYQVCVYVPYGKDWYGYFMRRLAERPQNISLVTKQVFNKKTNTLLAVAAGAYLLGRLTKKK, from the coding sequence ATGGCATTACGTGATTTTTTCATTTCATTATCTGAAAACCAAACTCTTAACAATGCAGCTCAGCAATACGGTTTAAAGTTGGGCGCACAAAGCGTTGTTGCAGGGACAACGATCGAAGAAGTAATCGAAAGTATTCGTAAATTAAACGAGCAAGGAATTTCTTGCACTGTTGATAATTTAGGCGAATACGTTACGGATGAATCAGAAGCAACGCAAGCGAAAGAAGAAATTTTAGCTATGATCGAAGCCATTCAGGTTGAAGAATTGGATGCACACATTTCCTTGAAACCTTCACAGCTGGGGTTGGATATCGACATCGATTTCTGCTATGACAATTTATATGAAATTGTGGAACGCGCCCATGAATACGGAATTTTCGTCAATTTTGATATGGAAGATTATAAGCGACTTCAGCCGTCATTCGATATGTTGGAGGAACTTGCAAAATCATTCGATAATGTAGGAACAGTCATTCAAGCATACTTCCACCGCGCAAAGGACGATATTGAAAACTTCAAAGATTTCCGTCTACGGGTTGTAAAGGGTGCTTATAAAGAATCGGAAGAAGTAGCTTACCAGGATAAACTTGATATTGATATCAACTTTATCGAGCTGATTGAATATCATTTGGCGCACGGAAATTTTACATCGATTGCCACACATGACCATAATATTATTAAGCATGTGAAGTATTACGTTGAGCAATATGATATTCCGAAAGAAAAATTTGAGTTCCAAATGCTTTACGGATTCCGGAAAGACTTGCAGCTGGAACTTGCACGCGAAGGCTATCAAGTATGCGTATATGTTCCATACGGCAAAGACTGGTACGGCTATTTCATGCGTCGCTTAGCAGAACGTCCACAAAACATCAGTCTAGTCACTAAACAAGTATTTAACAAAAAGACAAATACTCTACTGGCAGTAGCAGCAGGCGCATACCTCCTCGGACGATTAACGAAAAAGAAATAA